The following proteins are encoded in a genomic region of Pseudomonas saponiphila:
- a CDS encoding single-stranded DNA-binding protein, translated as MARGVNKVILVGTCGQDPEVRYLPNGNAVTNLSLATSEQWTDKQTGQKVERTEWHRVSMFGKVAEIAGEYLRKGSQVYIEGKLQTREWEKDGIKRYTTEIIVDMQGTMQLLGGRPQGDQQGQGGMSNSAPRPQQSRPAPQPQRESRPAPQQAAPQPAPDFDSFDDDIPF; from the coding sequence ATGGCCCGTGGGGTTAACAAAGTCATATTGGTCGGCACTTGCGGCCAGGATCCCGAAGTTCGCTACCTGCCCAACGGTAACGCCGTGACCAACCTGAGTCTGGCCACCAGCGAGCAGTGGACCGACAAGCAGACCGGTCAGAAGGTCGAGCGCACCGAGTGGCACCGTGTGTCGATGTTCGGCAAGGTCGCAGAGATCGCCGGCGAGTACCTGCGCAAAGGTTCGCAGGTCTACATCGAAGGCAAGCTGCAGACCCGCGAGTGGGAAAAAGACGGCATCAAGCGCTACACCACCGAGATCATCGTCGACATGCAGGGCACCATGCAGCTGCTGGGCGGCCGTCCACAGGGCGACCAGCAGGGCCAGGGCGGCATGTCCAACTCGGCACCGCGTCCTCAGCAGTCCCGTCCCGCGCCGCAACCGCAGCGTGAGTCGCGTCCGGCACCTCAGCAGGCCGCCCCGCAGCCAGCACCGGATTTCGACAGTTTCGATGACGATATTCCGTTCTGA
- the rplQ gene encoding 50S ribosomal protein L17 — protein sequence MRHRKSGRHLSRTSSHRKAMFQNMAVSLFEHELIKTTLPKAKELRRVAEPLITLAKTDSLANRRLAFDRTRSKAIVGKLFNDLGKRYATREGGYLRILKCGFRAGDNAPMAYVELVDRAVGGEAVSAE from the coding sequence ATGCGTCATCGTAAAAGTGGGCGTCACCTGAGCCGCACCAGCTCGCACCGCAAGGCCATGTTCCAGAACATGGCGGTGTCGCTGTTCGAGCACGAGCTGATCAAAACTACACTGCCGAAAGCTAAAGAACTGCGCCGCGTTGCCGAGCCGCTGATCACTTTGGCCAAGACAGACAGCCTGGCTAACCGCCGTCTGGCTTTCGACCGTACTCGTTCGAAAGCTATCGTTGGTAAGCTCTTCAACGACCTGGGCAAGCGTTACGCTACCCGTGAGGGTGGCTACCTGCGCATCCTCAAGTGCGGTTTCCGCGCTGGCGACAACGCTCCTATGGCGTACGTTGAACTGGTTGATCGTGCTGTCGGCGGTGAAGCTGTATCCGCTGAGTAA
- a CDS encoding DNA-directed RNA polymerase subunit alpha, translating to MQISVNEFLTPRHIDVQVVSPTRAKITLEPLERGFGHTLGNALRRILLSSMPGCAVVEAEIDGVLHEYSAIEGVQEDVIEILLNLKGLAIKLHGRDEVTLTLSKKGSGVVTAADIQLDHDVEIVNPDHVIANLASNGALNMKLVVARGRGYEPADSRQSDEDESRSIGRLQLDSSFSPVRRIAYVVENARVEQRTNLDKLVIDLETNGTLDPEEAIRRAATILQQQLAAFVDLKGDSEPVVVEQEDEIDPILLRPVDDLELTVRSANCLKAENIYYIGDLIQRTEVELLKTPNLGKKSLTEIKDVLASRGLSLGMRLDNWPPASLKKDDKATA from the coding sequence ATGCAGATTTCGGTAAATGAGTTCCTGACACCCCGCCACATTGATGTGCAGGTTGTCAGTCCAACCCGCGCCAAGATCACTCTCGAGCCTCTCGAGCGTGGTTTTGGCCACACCCTGGGCAACGCGCTGCGCCGCATCCTGTTGTCCTCAATGCCCGGCTGTGCAGTAGTCGAGGCCGAGATTGACGGTGTGCTCCACGAGTACAGCGCCATCGAAGGTGTACAGGAAGACGTAATTGAAATCCTGTTGAACCTTAAAGGTCTGGCTATCAAGCTGCACGGCCGTGACGAAGTTACGCTGACCTTGTCGAAGAAGGGTTCGGGGGTGGTTACCGCTGCCGATATTCAGCTGGATCATGATGTCGAGATCGTTAATCCCGATCACGTAATCGCTAACCTGGCGTCTAACGGCGCCCTGAACATGAAGCTCGTAGTAGCTCGTGGTCGTGGTTATGAACCGGCCGACTCGCGTCAGAGCGATGAAGACGAAAGCCGCAGCATTGGTCGCTTGCAGCTCGACTCTTCGTTCAGCCCGGTTCGCCGCATCGCATACGTGGTGGAAAACGCCCGTGTCGAGCAGCGTACTAACCTGGACAAGCTGGTTATTGATCTGGAAACCAACGGTACTCTGGATCCTGAAGAGGCTATCCGTCGTGCAGCAACCATCCTGCAACAGCAGTTGGCTGCGTTCGTCGACCTCAAAGGTGACAGTGAGCCAGTGGTAGTCGAGCAGGAAGACGAGATCGATCCGATCCTGCTTCGCCCGGTTGACGATCTGGAACTGACTGTACGTTCGGCTAACTGCCTTAAGGCGGAAAACATTTACTACATCGGCGACCTGATTCAGCGTACCGAAGTAGAACTGTTGAAGACTCCGAACCTGGGTAAGAAATCCTTGACCGAAATCAAGGACGTTCTGGCCTCCCGCGGTCTGTCCCTCGGCATGCGCCTCGACAACTGGCCGCCTGCAAGTCTTAAGAAGGACGACAAGGCGACTGCCTGA
- a CDS encoding catalase has translation MSQTKTLTTASGAPVADNQNSRSAGPRGPLLLDDFHLIEKLAHFNRENIPERRVHAKGSGAYGTFTVSRDITQYTCAKLFEAVGKKTPTFLRFSTVGGERGSADTERDPRGFALKFYTEEGNWDIVGNNTPVFFIRDPLKFPDFIHTQKRLPQSNLKSAQMMWDFWSHSPEALHQVTILFSDRGIPDGYRHMHGFGSHTYSLINAKGERHWVKWHYKTKQGIKNLAPAEAARLAGTDPDYAQRDLFNAIERGDFPKWSVCIQIMTEAQAAAHHENPFDVTKTWSQKEFPLIEVGELELNRNPLNYFAEVEQATFGPSNMVPGVGLSPDRMLQGRVFAYADAHRYRVGTNHQQLPVNAPLSPVNSYQRDGSMAFGSNGGAAPNYEPNSYSDAPKQAPRYAEPPLALSGAADRYDHREDTDYYSHAGALFRLMNDEQKALLINNIAGAMKGVTADVVDRQLQHFYKADPAYGEGIAKALGVSLK, from the coding sequence ATGAGCCAGACCAAAACTCTTACAACCGCTAGTGGCGCTCCTGTCGCTGACAACCAGAATTCCCGCTCCGCCGGCCCTCGGGGTCCGCTGCTTCTCGACGATTTTCACCTGATTGAGAAGCTCGCCCATTTCAATCGTGAAAATATCCCCGAGCGTCGCGTGCACGCCAAGGGCTCGGGCGCCTATGGCACTTTCACGGTTTCTCGCGATATCACTCAATACACCTGCGCCAAGCTGTTTGAAGCGGTTGGCAAGAAGACTCCGACCTTCCTGCGTTTCTCCACCGTAGGTGGCGAACGGGGTTCGGCTGATACCGAGCGCGACCCTCGCGGCTTCGCCCTCAAGTTCTACACGGAGGAAGGCAACTGGGACATCGTGGGTAACAACACCCCGGTATTCTTCATTCGCGACCCGCTGAAGTTTCCCGATTTTATCCACACCCAAAAACGCCTTCCCCAGAGCAATTTGAAAAGTGCCCAAATGATGTGGGATTTCTGGTCGCATTCGCCTGAGGCGTTGCATCAGGTGACCATCCTGTTTTCCGACCGGGGTATTCCAGACGGCTACCGTCATATGCACGGCTTTGGCAGTCACACCTACAGCCTGATCAATGCCAAGGGAGAACGGCACTGGGTCAAGTGGCATTACAAGACCAAGCAGGGCATCAAGAACCTCGCACCGGCAGAGGCGGCACGTCTGGCGGGTACCGACCCGGATTACGCTCAGCGCGACCTGTTCAATGCGATCGAGCGCGGCGATTTTCCCAAGTGGAGCGTGTGCATTCAGATCATGACTGAAGCGCAAGCCGCGGCGCACCACGAGAACCCGTTCGATGTGACCAAGACCTGGTCGCAGAAGGAGTTCCCGTTGATCGAGGTTGGCGAGTTGGAGTTGAACCGCAATCCGCTGAACTACTTCGCCGAGGTCGAGCAAGCCACCTTCGGCCCAAGCAATATGGTGCCAGGTGTCGGGCTTTCGCCGGATCGTATGCTGCAGGGCCGGGTATTCGCTTACGCCGATGCGCACCGCTACCGCGTGGGTACCAACCACCAGCAGTTGCCGGTGAACGCTCCATTGAGCCCGGTGAACAGCTATCAGCGCGACGGTTCGATGGCGTTCGGAAGCAATGGCGGTGCTGCGCCGAACTACGAGCCCAATAGCTACAGCGACGCCCCGAAGCAAGCTCCACGCTATGCTGAGCCGCCTCTGGCGCTTAGCGGTGCGGCAGACCGCTACGATCATCGTGAAGACACCGACTATTACAGTCATGCAGGAGCTCTGTTCCGCCTGATGAATGACGAACAGAAGGCTCTGTTGATCAACAACATTGCCGGTGCCATGAAAGGGGTGACGGCTGATGTGGTTGATCGTCAGTTGCAACATTTCTACAAGGCAGATCCAGCTTACGGCGAGGGTATTGCCAAAGCCTTGGGCGTATCGCTCAAGTAA
- a CDS encoding MFS transporter, producing the protein MHDPHSERMSGSETRAASGLALVFAFRMLGMFMVLPVLATYGMDLAGATPALIGLAIGAYGLTQAVFQIPFGIISDRIGRRPVIYLGLIVFALGSVLAANADSIWGVIAGRILQGAGAISAAVMALLSDLTREQHRTKAMAMIGMTIGVSFAVAMVVGPLLTRSFGLSGLFLATAGMALVGILIIAFMVPRATGPLQHRESGVARQALLPTLKHPDLLRLDLGIFVLHAMLMSSFVALPLALVEKAGLPKDQHWWVYLTALLISFFAMIPFIIYGEKKRKMKRVLLGAVSTLLLTELFFWEFGDSLRALVIGTVVFFTAFNLLEASLPSLISKVSPAGGKGTAMGVYSTSQFLGSALGGILGGWLFQHGGLSVVFLGGAGLAALWLAFAVTMREPPYVTSLRLPLSPEAIREAGLVERLKAVVGVTDAVVVAEEAAIYIKLDTELLDRTTLEQLVNPAPSAREA; encoded by the coding sequence ATGCACGATCCCCACAGCGAACGCATGAGCGGCAGCGAGACCCGCGCAGCAAGCGGCCTGGCCCTGGTGTTCGCCTTCCGTATGCTTGGCATGTTTATGGTACTGCCGGTCCTGGCAACCTATGGAATGGATCTCGCAGGAGCGACCCCGGCCCTGATCGGCCTGGCCATTGGCGCCTATGGCCTGACCCAGGCAGTTTTCCAGATTCCCTTCGGGATCATTTCCGATCGCATCGGGCGCCGCCCGGTTATCTACCTGGGCCTGATCGTGTTCGCGCTCGGCAGCGTGCTGGCGGCCAATGCCGACTCGATCTGGGGCGTGATCGCCGGCCGGATCCTGCAGGGCGCCGGGGCGATTTCCGCAGCAGTGATGGCGTTGCTCTCGGACCTGACCCGGGAGCAGCATCGGACCAAGGCCATGGCCATGATCGGCATGACCATTGGCGTCTCCTTTGCCGTCGCCATGGTGGTCGGCCCACTGCTGACCCGCAGCTTTGGCCTGTCCGGGCTGTTCCTGGCCACCGCTGGCATGGCCCTGGTGGGGATCCTGATCATCGCCTTCATGGTGCCGCGGGCCACCGGGCCCTTGCAGCACCGCGAATCCGGAGTGGCGCGTCAGGCGCTGCTTCCCACCCTCAAGCATCCGGACCTGCTGCGCCTGGATCTGGGTATCTTCGTGTTGCACGCGATGCTGATGTCGAGCTTCGTTGCCTTGCCCCTGGCCCTGGTGGAAAAAGCCGGCCTGCCCAAAGACCAGCATTGGTGGGTGTACCTCACCGCACTGCTGATCTCCTTCTTCGCCATGATCCCGTTCATCATCTACGGCGAAAAGAAACGCAAAATGAAACGAGTTCTGTTGGGCGCGGTCAGTACGCTGCTGCTCACCGAGCTATTCTTCTGGGAGTTCGGCGACAGTTTGCGGGCGTTGGTCATCGGCACCGTGGTGTTCTTCACCGCATTCAACCTGCTGGAGGCCTCGCTGCCGTCGTTGATCAGCAAGGTGTCGCCGGCAGGCGGCAAGGGCACGGCGATGGGGGTCTACTCCACCAGCCAGTTCCTCGGTTCGGCACTGGGCGGCATCCTCGGCGGCTGGCTGTTCCAGCATGGCGGTTTGTCGGTTGTGTTCCTTGGAGGGGCAGGTCTGGCTGCACTCTGGCTGGCCTTTGCTGTTACCATGCGCGAGCCCCCGTATGTGACGAGCCTGCGCTTGCCGTTATCGCCCGAAGCGATCCGCGAAGCCGGCCTGGTCGAGCGCCTGAAGGCCGTTGTTGGGGTAACAGATGCCGTAGTGGTGGCCGAAGAAGCCGCCATTTACATCAAATTGGACACCGAATTATTGGATCGCACGACCCTCGAGCAGCTGGTCAATCCAGCGCCGTCGGCGCGCGAAGCCTAG
- the istA gene encoding IS21 family transposase, translated as MAAPRVAMRNIKECLRLKFEAGLSHEKIARALQLSKGVVSKYIAAARVAGLDWPALVAMDEAALAAALFAPTSTNKPRGERVLPDVLSIHRELRRKGVTLQLLWEEYLAAHAGQPTYRYTQFVEHYRRYAQTLKRSMRQLHRAGEKLFIDYAGPTLPVVDPATGEVRRAHIFVAALGASNYTYACATPGETQVDWLTSLGQALTYFGGVPEMVVPDNPRALVAQPDRYEPGLNRATLECARHYQTVILPARPRKPQDKAKAEVAVQVVERWIMARLRHRQFFSLHALNQAIAELLEDLNRRPFKRLDGCRRDWFERLDRPALRALPVHPYEVATFKRCKVSIDYHIEVNGSFYSVPSALARQNVDVRLTAHTLEVLHGNRRVASHLLLGRRGAYSTQREHMPAAHQAHREWTPQRLLDWGARIGPYTRQLIDHQLTHKPHPEMGYRACLGLLSLARRYGNARLEAAAERAVHLRAFTGRSVRNLLQQGLDQQPLPQRAAETTLPGDHENVRGADYYQPPQQELFDDAATHPESTAPATPGRHGPRPGRAMDAAGQPQPELR; from the coding sequence ATGGCGGCGCCGCGAGTAGCCATGCGAAACATCAAAGAATGTCTGCGCCTCAAGTTTGAGGCCGGCTTGTCCCACGAGAAGATTGCCCGTGCCTTGCAGCTGTCCAAGGGCGTGGTTAGCAAGTACATCGCGGCGGCGCGGGTGGCCGGGCTGGACTGGCCGGCGCTGGTGGCCATGGACGAGGCCGCGCTGGCGGCCGCCTTGTTTGCACCGACGTCGACGAACAAGCCGCGCGGTGAGCGAGTGCTGCCCGATGTGCTGAGCATCCACCGCGAGTTGCGACGCAAGGGCGTGACCTTGCAGCTGCTGTGGGAGGAATATCTCGCCGCGCATGCGGGCCAGCCGACCTACCGCTACACCCAGTTCGTCGAGCACTACCGGCGCTACGCCCAGACGCTCAAACGTTCGATGCGTCAGCTGCACCGTGCGGGCGAGAAGCTATTCATCGACTATGCCGGGCCGACGCTGCCGGTGGTCGACCCGGCCACCGGCGAAGTGCGCCGGGCGCACATCTTCGTCGCCGCCCTGGGCGCCTCGAATTACACCTATGCCTGCGCGACGCCAGGCGAAACCCAGGTGGACTGGCTGACCTCGCTGGGCCAGGCTCTGACCTACTTTGGCGGCGTGCCGGAAATGGTTGTGCCGGACAATCCGCGCGCCCTGGTCGCCCAGCCGGATCGCTACGAGCCGGGCCTGAACCGGGCCACGCTGGAGTGCGCGCGTCATTACCAGACGGTGATCCTGCCGGCACGGCCACGCAAGCCTCAGGACAAGGCCAAGGCCGAGGTGGCGGTGCAGGTGGTCGAGCGCTGGATCATGGCGCGGCTGCGCCATCGGCAGTTCTTCAGCCTGCATGCGCTTAACCAGGCCATCGCCGAGCTGCTGGAGGATCTGAATCGGCGCCCGTTCAAGCGGCTCGATGGCTGCCGGCGCGACTGGTTCGAGCGCCTGGATCGCCCGGCCTTGCGAGCGCTGCCGGTGCATCCCTACGAGGTCGCCACCTTCAAGCGCTGCAAGGTCAGCATCGACTACCACATCGAGGTCAATGGCAGCTTCTACAGCGTGCCCTCCGCCCTGGCCCGGCAGAACGTGGACGTGCGACTGACGGCACACACCCTGGAAGTGCTGCATGGCAACCGGCGGGTGGCCAGCCACCTGCTGCTGGGGCGACGCGGCGCTTACAGTACCCAGCGCGAGCACATGCCCGCGGCGCACCAGGCGCATCGCGAATGGACGCCACAACGCCTGCTCGACTGGGGCGCGCGGATCGGCCCCTACACGCGCCAACTGATCGATCACCAACTGACCCACAAGCCGCACCCGGAGATGGGCTACCGCGCCTGCCTCGGCCTGCTCTCGCTGGCCCGGCGCTATGGCAATGCACGCCTGGAAGCCGCTGCCGAACGTGCCGTACACCTGCGCGCCTTCACCGGGCGCAGCGTGCGCAACCTGCTCCAGCAAGGCCTGGATCAACAGCCGCTGCCCCAGCGTGCCGCCGAAACGACCTTACCCGGCGACCACGAGAACGTCCGTGGCGCCGACTACTACCAACCCCCGCAACAGGAGCTGTTCGATGATGCCGCAACACACCCTGAATCAACTGCACCAGCTACGCCTGGACGGCATGGCCCGCGCCCTGGAAGAGCAATGGACGCTGCCGGCCAGCCACAGCCTGAGCTTCGATGA
- the bfr gene encoding bacterioferritin has protein sequence MQGHPDVIDYLNTLLTGELAARDQYFIHSRMYEDWGFTKLYERINHEMEEEAQHADALIRRILMLEGTPRMRPDDLDTGTTVPEMLASDLRLEYKVRAALCKGIELCELHKDYVSRDILRIQLADTEEDHTYWLEKQLGLIKSIGLENYLQSQF, from the coding sequence ATGCAAGGTCACCCGGACGTAATCGATTACCTCAACACGTTGCTGACGGGCGAACTGGCAGCACGCGACCAATATTTCATTCATTCGCGGATGTACGAAGACTGGGGCTTCACCAAGCTTTACGAGCGTATCAACCATGAAATGGAAGAAGAGGCGCAACACGCCGATGCGCTGATACGCCGCATTCTGATGCTCGAAGGCACACCGCGCATGCGTCCCGACGATCTCGATACCGGGACCACCGTGCCGGAGATGCTGGCCAGCGACCTGCGTCTGGAATACAAGGTCCGCGCCGCGCTGTGCAAAGGCATCGAACTGTGCGAGCTGCACAAGGACTACGTCAGCCGCGATATTCTGCGTATCCAGTTGGCAGATACTGAAGAAGATCACACCTACTGGCTGGAGAAGCAGTTGGGCCTGATCAAATCCATCGGGTTGGAAAACTACCTGCAATCGCAGTTCTGA
- the istB gene encoding IS21-like element IS1474 family helper ATPase IstB, with protein sequence MMPQHTLNQLHQLRLDGMARALEEQWTLPASHSLSFDERLGLLLDRELAWRDNQRLVRLRKKAKLKYANACLEDLDRRTGRALDERLIATLASGDWIRQQHNLLLTGPTGAGKTWLACALGNQACRQGYSTLYLRTPRLLEQLRIAHGDGSFGRTLQQLAKVDVLVLDDWALAPLEEGARHDLLEVIDDRAGSRSTILTSQLPIEHWHGWINDPTLADAILDRLVHNAYRLTMKGESLRRKKAEEQAAS encoded by the coding sequence ATGATGCCGCAACACACCCTGAATCAACTGCACCAGCTACGCCTGGACGGCATGGCCCGCGCCCTGGAAGAGCAATGGACGCTGCCGGCCAGCCACAGCCTGAGCTTCGATGAACGCCTCGGCCTACTGCTCGACCGCGAACTGGCCTGGCGTGACAACCAGCGCCTGGTACGGCTGCGCAAGAAGGCCAAGCTCAAGTACGCCAACGCCTGCCTGGAAGATCTCGACCGCCGCACCGGACGCGCCCTGGACGAGCGTCTGATCGCCACCCTGGCCAGTGGCGACTGGATCCGCCAGCAGCACAACCTGCTGCTGACCGGCCCGACCGGTGCCGGCAAAACCTGGCTGGCCTGCGCCCTGGGCAACCAGGCCTGCCGCCAGGGCTATAGCACCCTGTACCTGCGCACCCCGCGCCTGCTGGAACAACTGCGCATCGCTCATGGCGACGGCAGCTTCGGCCGTACCCTGCAACAGCTGGCAAAGGTCGACGTCCTGGTGCTGGACGACTGGGCGCTAGCCCCGCTGGAGGAAGGAGCCCGGCATGACCTGCTGGAGGTGATCGACGACCGCGCTGGCAGCCGCTCCACCATCCTGACGAGCCAACTGCCCATCGAGCACTGGCACGGCTGGATCAACGACCCGACCCTGGCCGATGCCATCCTCGACCGCCTGGTGCACAACGCCTACCGACTGACGATGAAAGGCGAGTCGCTGCGCCGAAAAAAAGCCGAGGAACAAGCCGCATCGTGA
- the uvrA gene encoding excinuclease ABC subunit UvrA, translated as MDKILIRGARTHNLKNIDLTLPRDKLIVITGLSGSGKSSLAFDTLYAEGQRRYVESLSAYARQFLSMMEKPDVDTIEGLSPAISIEQKSTSHNPRSTVGTITEIYDYLRLLYARVGTPRCPDHDIPLEAQTVSQMVDLVLAQPEGSKLMLLAPVIRERKGEHLSVFEELRAQGFVRARVNGKLFELDELPKLDKQKKHSIDVVVDRFKVRGDLQQRLAESFETALKLADGIALVAPMDDEPGEEMIFSARFACPICGHAISELEPKLFSFNNPAGACPTCDGLGVKQFFDIKRLVNGELTLAEGAIRGWDRRNVYYFQMLGSLASHYGFSLEVPFNQLPADQQKVILQGSGTQNVDFKYLNDRGDIVKRSHPFEGIVPNLERRYRETESATVREELAKFLSTQPCPDCRGTRLRREARHVWVGEKTLPAVTSLPIGDATDYFGTLKLTGRRGEIADKILKEIRERLQFLVNVGLDYLTLDRSADTLSGGEAQRIRLASQIGAGLVGVMYILDEPSIGLHQRDNDRLLGTLKHLRDIGNTVIVVEHDEDAIRLADYVVDIGPGAGVHGGQIVAEGTAAEVMAHPDSLTGKYLSGRVKIVVPAKRTPRNKKLSLTLKGARGNNLRNVDLEIPIGLLTCVTGVSGSGKSTLINNTLFPLSATALNGATTLEAAPHDSINGLQHLDKVVDIDQSPIGRTPRSNPATYTGLFTPIRELFSGVPESRSRGYGPGRFSFNVKGGRCEACQGDGLIKVEMHFLPDIYVPCDVCKSKRYNRETLEIKYKGKNIHEVLEMTIEEAREFFDPVPALARKLQTLMDVGLSYIKLGQSATTLSGGEAQRVKLSRELSKRDTGKTLYILDEPTTGLHFADIQQLLDVLHRLRDHGNTVVVIEHNLDVIKTADWLVDLGPEGGSKGGQIIAVGTPEQVAEMPQSHTGHYLKPLLTRDRA; from the coding sequence TTGGACAAGATTCTGATTCGTGGGGCCCGCACCCACAACCTGAAGAACATCGACCTGACCCTGCCACGGGACAAGTTGATCGTCATCACCGGGCTGTCTGGGTCCGGCAAGTCGTCCCTGGCTTTCGACACTTTGTATGCCGAAGGCCAGCGCCGTTATGTCGAGTCGCTGTCGGCCTATGCCCGCCAGTTCCTGTCGATGATGGAAAAGCCCGATGTGGACACCATCGAAGGCCTGTCGCCGGCGATTTCCATCGAGCAGAAATCCACCTCCCACAACCCGCGCTCCACCGTCGGCACCATCACCGAAATCTACGACTACCTGCGCCTGCTTTATGCACGCGTCGGTACTCCTCGCTGCCCGGACCACGACATTCCGCTGGAAGCCCAGACCGTCAGCCAGATGGTCGACCTGGTGCTGGCCCAGCCCGAAGGCAGCAAGCTGATGCTGTTGGCGCCGGTGATTCGCGAGCGCAAGGGTGAACACCTGTCGGTCTTCGAAGAGCTGCGGGCCCAGGGTTTTGTCCGGGCGCGGGTCAACGGCAAGCTGTTCGAGCTGGACGAGTTGCCGAAGCTGGATAAACAGAAGAAGCACTCCATTGATGTGGTGGTCGACCGCTTCAAGGTGCGTGGCGATCTGCAGCAGCGCCTGGCGGAGTCTTTTGAAACCGCACTGAAGCTGGCGGACGGCATTGCCCTGGTCGCACCGATGGACGATGAGCCGGGGGAAGAGATGATCTTCTCCGCGCGCTTTGCCTGCCCGATCTGCGGCCATGCCATCAGCGAGCTGGAACCCAAGCTGTTCTCCTTCAACAACCCGGCCGGTGCCTGCCCGACCTGCGATGGCCTGGGGGTCAAGCAGTTCTTCGACATCAAGCGCCTGGTCAATGGCGAACTGACCCTGGCCGAAGGGGCAATTCGCGGCTGGGACCGGCGCAACGTCTATTACTTCCAGATGCTCGGCTCGCTGGCCTCTCATTACGGTTTCAGCCTGGAGGTGCCGTTCAACCAACTGCCCGCGGATCAGCAGAAGGTGATTCTGCAGGGCAGCGGTACGCAGAATGTCGACTTCAAGTACCTCAATGACCGGGGCGACATCGTCAAGCGCTCCCACCCGTTCGAAGGGATAGTGCCGAACCTGGAACGCCGCTACCGGGAAACCGAATCGGCCACCGTGCGTGAAGAGCTGGCCAAGTTCCTCAGCACCCAGCCCTGCCCGGATTGCCGCGGCACGCGCCTGCGTCGCGAGGCCCGGCATGTCTGGGTCGGCGAGAAAACCCTGCCGGCGGTCACCAGCCTGCCCATTGGCGATGCTACCGACTACTTCGGTACCTTGAAGCTCACCGGGCGACGCGGCGAAATTGCCGACAAGATCCTCAAGGAGATCCGTGAGCGCCTGCAGTTCCTGGTCAACGTCGGGCTCGACTACCTGACCCTGGATCGCAGCGCCGATACCTTGTCTGGCGGCGAGGCCCAGCGTATCCGCCTGGCCAGTCAGATCGGTGCGGGCCTGGTGGGGGTGATGTACATCCTCGACGAGCCGTCCATTGGTCTGCACCAACGGGACAATGACCGACTGCTGGGCACCCTGAAACACCTGCGGGATATCGGCAACACGGTGATCGTGGTCGAACACGATGAAGATGCGATCCGCCTGGCCGACTACGTGGTGGACATCGGCCCGGGCGCCGGCGTGCATGGCGGCCAAATCGTTGCCGAAGGTACAGCGGCAGAAGTCATGGCGCACCCGGACTCACTGACCGGCAAGTACCTGTCCGGCCGGGTGAAGATCGTGGTGCCGGCCAAGCGCACGCCGCGCAACAAGAAGCTTTCCCTGACCCTCAAGGGCGCGCGCGGCAACAACCTGCGCAATGTCGACCTGGAAATCCCGATTGGCCTGCTGACCTGCGTGACCGGGGTGTCCGGCTCGGGCAAGTCGACGCTGATCAACAACACCCTGTTTCCCCTGAGCGCCACGGCGCTCAACGGCGCTACCACTCTGGAAGCAGCACCGCACGACAGCATCAATGGCCTGCAACATCTGGATAAGGTGGTGGACATCGATCAAAGCCCGATCGGTCGCACTCCGCGCTCCAACCCGGCGACTTACACCGGCTTGTTCACCCCGATTCGCGAGTTGTTTTCCGGCGTTCCAGAATCCCGCTCCCGAGGCTATGGCCCTGGTCGCTTCTCCTTCAACGTCAAGGGCGGTCGCTGCGAGGCCTGCCAGGGTGATGGCCTGATCAAGGTGGAAATGCACTTCCTGCCGGACATCTACGTACCCTGCGACGTGTGCAAGAGCAAGCGTTACAACCGCGAAACCCTGGAGATCAAGTACAAGGGCAAGAACATCCACGAAGTACTGGAAATGACCATCGAGGAAGCTCGCGAGTTCTTCGATCCAGTGCCGGCCCTGGCGCGCAAACTGCAAACCCTGATGGATGTGGGCCTGTCCTACATCAAGCTTGGCCAGTCGGCGACCACCTTGTCCGGCGGCGAGGCCCAGCGGGTCAAGCTGTCCCGTGAGCTGTCCAAGCGCGACACCGGCAAGACCCTGTATATCCTCGACGAGCCGACCACTGGCCTGCACTTCGCGGATATCCAGCAACTGCTGGATGTCTTGCACCGCCTGCGCGATCACGGCAACACCGTGGTGGTGATCGAGCACAACCTGGATGTGATCAAGACCGCCGACTGGCTGGTGGACCTGGGACCGGAAGGCGGCTCCAAAGGCGGCCAGATCATTGCCGTCGGCACCCCGGAACAGGTTGCGGAAATGCCCCAATCCCACACCGGGCATTACCTCAAGCCGTTGCTGACCCGCGACCGCGCCTGA